One Oncorhynchus kisutch isolate 150728-3 unplaced genomic scaffold, Okis_V2 scaffold3902, whole genome shotgun sequence genomic window carries:
- the LOC109886853 gene encoding myosin heavy chain, fast skeletal muscle-like: MSTDAEMQIYGKAAIYLRKPEKERMEAQTAPFDSKNACYVADTKELYLKGLVTARTEGKCTVTVAHPDGTKEAGKEFKEADVYQMNPPKYDKIEDMAMMTYLNEASVLYNLKERYAAWMIYTYSGLFCATVNPYKWLPVYDMEVVNAYRGKKRMEAPPHIFSVSDNAFQFMQIDQENQSVLITGESGAGKTVNTKRVIQYFATIAVSGAKKEAEPGKMQGSLEDQIIAANPLLEAYGNAKTVRNDNSSRFGKFIRIHFQGSKLAKADIETYLLEKSRVSFQLPDERGYHIFFQMMTNHKPDIIEMSLITTNPYDFPMCSQGQITVASINDKEELDATDDAITILGFTNDEKMSIYKLTGAVLHHGNLKFKQKQREEQAEPDGTEVADKIGYLLGLNSAEMLKALCYPKVKVGNEYVTKGQTVPQVNNSVSALAKSIYERMFLWMVIRINEMLDTKNPRQFYIGVLDIAGFEIFDYNSMEQLCINFTNEKLQQFFNHTMFVLEQEEYKKEGIVWAFIDFGMDLAACIELIEKPLGIFSILEEECMFPKASDTSFKNKLYDQHLGKNKAFEKPKPAKGKAEAHFSLVHYAGTVDYNITGWLDKNKDPLNDSVLQLYGKSSVKLMATLYVAAPPEDTTKKGGKKKGGSMQTVSSQFRENLGKLMTNLRSTHPHFVRCLIPNESKTPGLMENFLVIHQLRCNGVLEGIRICRKGFPSRIIYADFKQRYKVLNASVIPEGQFMDNKKASEKLLGSIDVNHEDYKFGHTKVFFKAGLLGVLEEMRDEKLASLVGMVQALSRGFLMRREFTKMMERRDSVFTIQYNIRSFMNVKTWPWMKLYFKIKPLLQSAETEKELANMKENYEKMTSDLAKALAKKKELEEKMVSMVQEKNDLALQVASDSENLNDAEERCEGLIKSKIQLEAKLKETTERLEDEEEMNAELTAKKRKLEDECSELKKDIDDLELTLAKVEKEKHATENKVKNLTEEMASMDESVAKLTKEKKALQEAHQQTLDDLQAEEDKVNTLTKAKTKLEQQVDDLEGSLEQEKKLRMDLERAKRKLEGDLKLAQESIMDLENDKQQSDEKIKKKEFETTQLLSKIEDEQSLGAQLQKKIKELQARIEELEEEIEAERAARAKVEKQRADLSRELEEISERLEEAGGATAAQIEMNKKREAEFQKLRRDLEESTLQHEATAAALRKKQADSVAELGEQIDNLQRVKQKLEKEKSEYKMEIDDLSSNMEAVAKAKGNLEKMCRTLEDQLSELKTKNDENARQVNDISGQRARLLTENGEFGRQLEEKEGLVSQLTRGKQAFTQQVEELKRLIEEEVKAKNALAHGVQSARHDCDLLREQFEEEQEAKAELQRGMSKANSEVAQWRTKYETDAIQRTEELEEAKKKLAQRLQEAEETIEATNSKCASLEKTKQRLQGEVEDLMIDVERANAMAANLDKKQRNFDKVLAEWKQKYEEGQAELEGAQKEARSMSTELFKMKNSYEEALDHLETLKRENKNLQQEISDLTEQIGETGKSIHELEKAKKTVETEKSEIQTALEEAEGTLEHEESKILRVQLELNQIKGEVDRKIAEKDEEIEQIKRNNQRVVDSMQSTLDSEVRSRNDTLRVKKKMEGDLNEMEIQLSHANRQAAESQKQLRNVQGQFKDAQLHLDDAVRAAEDMKEQAAMVERRNGLMMAEIEELRVALEQTERGRKVAETELVDASERVGLLHSQNTSLANTKKKLETDLVQVQGEVDDIVQEARNAEEKAKKAITDAAMMAEELKKEQDTSSHLERMKKNLEVTVKDLQHRLDEAENLAMKGGKKQLQKLESRVRELETEVEAEQRRGVDAVKGVRKYERRVKELTYQTEEDKKNVARLQDLVDKLQMKVKAYKRQAEEAEEASNQHMSKFRKVQNELEEAEERADIAETQVNKLRAKTRDSGKGKESE; encoded by the exons ATGAGTACGGACGCGGAGATGCAAATCTACGGCAAGGCTGCCATATACCTCCGTAAGCCtgagaaggagaggatggaggcaCAAACCGCACCCTTTGATTCAAAGAACGCCTGCTATGTCGCAGACACCAAGGAGCTTTACCTTAAGGGTTTGGTCACTGCCAGGACTGAAGGAAAGTGTACTGTGACAGTCGCGCATCCGGACGGCACTAAGGAG gCAGGAAAAGAGTTCAAGGAAGCAGACGTCTACCAGATGAACCCCCCTAAGTACGACAAGATTGAGGACATGGCCATGATGACCTACCTGAATGAAGCCTCTGTGTTGTATAACCTCAAAGAGCGTTATGCAGCATGGATGATCTAT ACCTACTCTGGGCTGTTCTGTGCCACGGTGAACCCCTACAAGTGGCTTCCTGTGTACGACATGGAGGTTGTTAACGCCtacagagggaagaagaggatggAGGCTCCACCCCATATCTTCTCCGTCTCTGACAACGCCTTTCAGTTCATGCAGATTG ACCAGGAGAACCAGTCCGTCCTGATTAC CGGAGAATCCGGTGCAGGAAAGACTGTCAACACCAAGCGTGTCATCCAGTACTTTGCCACCATTGCAGTGTCTGGTGCCAAGAAGGAAGCAGAACCAGGCAAAATGCAG GGGTCTCTTGAGGATCAGATCATTGCTGCTAACCCTCTGCTGGAGGCTTACGGTAATGCCAAGACAGTGAGGAACGACAACTCGTCTCGCTTC GGTAAATTCATCAGGATTCACTTCCAAGGTAGCAAACTGGCTAAAGCTGACATTGAGACCT ACCTGCTAGAGAAGTCCAGAGTGTCCTTCCAGCTTCCCGATGAGAGAGGTTACCACATCTTCTTCCAGATGATGACCAATCACAAACCTGATATTATTG AAATGTCACTCATCACCACCAACCCCTACGACTTCCCCATGTGCAGTCAGGGTCAGATCACTGTGGCCAGCATCAATGACAAGGAAGAGCTGGATGCCACAGAC GATGCCATTACAATCCTGGGCTTCACTAATGATGAGAAGATGAGCATCTACAAGCTGACAGGAGCTGTACTGCACCATGGCAACTTGAAATTCAAGCAGAAGCAGCGTGAGGAGCAGGCCGAGCCAGACGGCACAGAGG TGGCTGATAAAATCGGCTACCTGCTGGGCCTGAACTCAGCTGAGATGCTGAAGGCTCTGTGCTACCCCAAAGTGAAGGTCGGCAATGAGTATGTGACCAAGGGACAGACTGTGCCTCAG GTTAATAACTCAGTCTCGGCTCTGGCCAAGTCCATCTATGAGAGGATGTTCTTGTGGATGGTCATCCGTATCAACGAGATGTTGGACACCAAGAATCCAAGGCAGTTCTACATCGGTGTGCTTGACATTGCCGGGTTTGAGATCTTTGAC TACAACAGCATGGAGCAGCTGTGCATCAACTTCACCAATGAGAAACTGcaacagtttttcaaccacaccatgTTCGTCCTGGAACAAGAGGAGTACAAGAAGGAGGGAATCGTCTGGGCCTTCATTGACTTCGGCATGGACTTGGCTGCCTGCATTGAGCTTATTGAGAAG CCATTGGGCATCTTCTCCATCCTTGAAGAGGAGTGCATGTTCCCCAAGGCTTCAGACACTTCCTTCAAGAACAAGCTGTATGACCAGCATCTTGGTAAAAACAAGGCATTTGAGAAGCCCAAGCCAGCCAAAGGCAAGGCAGAGGCCCACTTCTCCCTGGTGCATTACGCCGGCACTGTGGACTACAACATCACTGGCTGGCTGGACAAGAACAAGGACCCCCTGAACGACTCAGTTCTTCAGCTGTACGGGAAGTCTTCAGTCAAACTGATGGCGACCCTGTATGTCGCTGCCCCACCTGAGG ATACAACCAAGAAAGGAGGCAAGAAGAAGGGTGGTTCCATGCAGACTGTGTCCTCCCAGTTCAGG GAGAACTTGGGCAAGCTAATGACCAACTTGAGGAGCACTCATCCTCACTTTGTACGCTGCCTGATCCCCAACGAGTCAAAGACTCCAG GTCTGATGGAGAACTTCCTGGTTATCCACCAGCTCAGGTGTAATGGTGTTCTGGAGGGGATCAGGATCTGCAGGAAGGGCTTCCCCAGTAGAATCATCTATGCTGACTTCAagcagag GTACAAAGTACTGAATGCCAGTGTCATCCCCGAGGGCCAGTTCATGGACAACAAGAAGGCTTCTGAGAAGCTGCTTGGgtccattgatgtgaatcacgaggactacaagtttggacacaccaag GTGTTCTTCAAAGCCGGTCTGCTGGGTGtcctggaggagatgagagatgagaagcTGGCCTCTCTGGTCGGCATGGTCCAGGCTCTCAGCCGTGGATTCCTCATGAGGAGAGAGTTCACcaagatgatggagaggag AGATTCCGTCTTCACCATCCAGTACAACATCCGTTCATTCATGAATGTGAAAACCTGGCCATGGATGAAGTTGTACTTCAAGATCAAGCCCCTGCTGCAGAGCGCTGAGACTGAGAAGGAGCTGGCCAACATGAAGGAGAACTATGAGAAGATGACTTCGGACTTGGCCAAGGCTCTGGCCAAGAAGAAGGAGTTGGAGGAGAAGATGGTGTCCATGGTGCAGGAGAAGAATGACCTGGCGCTTCAAGTTGCATCT GATTCAGAGAATCTGAACGATGCTGAGGAAAGGTGTGAGGGGCTCATCAAGAGCAAGATCCAGCTGGAGGCCAAACTCAAAGAGACGACTGAGAggctggaggatgaggaggagatgaaTGCTGAGTTGACTGCCAAGAAGAGGAAGCTGGAGGACGAATGCTCTGAGCTGAAGAAGGACATTGATGACCTGGAGCTCACCTTGGCCAaagtggagaaggagaagcaCGCCACTGAAAACAAG GTTAAAaacctgacagaggagatggcGTCTATGGATGAGAGTGTTGCCAAGCTGACCAAGGAGAAGAAAGCCCTCCAAGAGGCCCACCAGCAGACACTGGATgacctgcaggcagaggaggacaAAGTCAACACTCTGACCAAGGCCAAGACCAAGCTGGAACAGCAAGTGGACGAC CTTGAGGGTTCTCTGGAGCAAGAGAAGAAGCTCCGTATGGACCTTGAGAGAGCCAAGAGAAAGCTGGAGGGAGATCTGAAACTGGCCCAGGAGTCCATAATGGACCTGGAGAATGACAAGCAGCAGTCTGATGAGAAAATCAAGAA GAAGGAGTTTGAGACCACCCAGCTCCTCAGCAAGATAGAGGATGAGCAGTCTCTGGGAGCTCAGCTGCAGAAGAAGATCAAGGAACTGCAG GCCCGTattgaggagctggaggaggaaattgAGGCTGAGCGTGCTGCCAGGGCCAAGGTTGAGAAGCAGAGGGCCGATCTCTCCAGGGAACTTGAGGAGATCAGCGAGAGACTTGAGGAGGCCGGAGGCGCCACTGCTGCCCAGATTGAGATGAACAAGAAGCGCGAGGCTGAGTTCCAGAAGCTGCGTCGTGATCTTGAAGAGTCCACCCTGCAGCATGAGGCCACAGCTGCCGCTCTGCGCAAGAAGCAGGCCGATAGTGTGGCTGAGCTCGGGGAGCAGATCGACAACCTGCAGCGCGTCAAGcagaagctggagaaggagaagagtgaGTACAAGATGGAGATTGATGACCTCTCCAGCAACATGGAGGCTGTCGCCAAGGCTAAG GGCAATCTGGAGAAGATGTGCCGTACTCTTGAGGACCAGCTGAGCGAGCTCAAGACTAAGAATGATGAGAATGCTCGCCAGGTCAACGACATCAGCGGACAGAGGGCCAGACTCCTTACAGAAAATG GTGAGTTTGGTCGCCAGCTGGAGGAGAAGGAAGGCCTGGTGTCTCAGCTGACCAGAGGCAAACAGGCCTTCACCCAGcaggtggaggagctgaagagACTGATTGAGGAGGAGGTCAAG gctaAAAACGCACTGGCCCATGGTGTCCAGTCTGCCCGCCATGACTGTGATCTCCTGAGAGAGCAGtttgaggaggagcaggaggccaAGGCAGAGCTGCAGCGCGGCATGTCCAAGGCCAACAGTGAGGTGGCTCAGTGGAGGACTAAGTATGAAACTGATGCCATCCAACGcacagaggagctggaggaggccaA GAAGAAGCTGGCCCAGCGTCTGCAGGAGGCTGAGGAGACCATTGAGGCGACCAACTCAAAGTGTGCCTCCCTGGAGAAGACCAAGCAGAGActgcagggagaggtggaggacctCATGATTGACGTTGAGAGAGCCAACGCCATGGCCGCCAACCTTGACAAGAAGCAGAGGAACTTTGACAAG GTTCTGGCAGAGTGGAAGCAGAAGTATGAGGAGGGCCAGGCTGAGCTGGAAGGAGCTCAGAAGGAGGCTCGCTCTATGAGCACTGAACTCTTCAAGATGAAGAACTCCTACGAGGAGGCTCTGGATCATCTGGAGACtctgaagagagagaacaagaacctGCAAC aggagaTCTCTGACCTGACTGAGCAGATCGGAGAGACTGGCAAGAGCATCCATGAGCTGGAGAAGGCCAAGAAGACCGTGGAGACAGAGAAGTCTGAGATCCAGACCGCTCTGGAGGAGGCTGAG GGCACACTGGAGCACGAGGAATCCAAGATTCTGCGTGTTCAGCTGGAGCTGAATCAGATCAAGGGTGAGGTGGACAGGAAGATCGCTGAGAAGGACGAGGAGATAGAGCAGATCAAGAGGAACAACCAGAGGGTGGTTGACTCCATGCAGAGCACCCTGGACTCTGAGGTCAGGAGCAGGAATGACACCCTGAGggtgaagaagaagatggagggagacctGAATGAGATGGAGATCCAGCTGAGTCACGCCAACAGGCAGGCCGCTGAGTCCCAGAAACAGCTGAGGAACGTCCAGGGACAGTTCAAG GATGCCCAATTGCACCTTGATGATGCCGTCCGAGCCGCAGAAGATATGAAGGAGCAGGCAGCCATGGTGGAGCGCAGAAACGGTCTGATGATGGCTGAAATCGAGGAGCTGAGAGTTGCtctggagcagacagagagaggccgcAAAGTGGCTGAGACTGAGCTGGTGGACGCCAGCGAGCGTGTTGGACTGCTGCACTCCCAG AACACCAGCCTTGCGAACACCAAGAAGAAGCTGGAGACTGACCTGGTTCAggtgcagggagaggtggacgacATCGTCCAGGAGGCCAGGAATGCAGAGGAGAAGGCCAAGAAGGCCATCACTGAC GCGGCCATGATGGCCGAGGAGCTGAAGAAGGAGCAGGACACCAGCTCTCACCTGGAGAGGATGAAGAAGAACCTGGAGGTCACAGTCAAGGACCTGCAGCACCGTCTGGATGAGGCTGAGAATCTGGCCATGAAGGGAGGCAAGAAGCAGCTCCAGAAACTGGAGTCCAGG